In one window of Hymenobacter nivis DNA:
- a CDS encoding helix-turn-helix domain-containing protein: MARPITPFTLPAADQAALENFTRTGCRPVRAVRRAQALLALATGIGQQAAGKAVGLNRQTVSELRRRYEAGGWQCALTEAPRSGTPPRFDGPQRAALTALACTPAPVGHSRWTLRLLADKAVELALVETISHETVAQVLKKTSCRLTASSTGAWGQ; encoded by the coding sequence ATGGCCCGACCAATCACCCCTTTTACCCTACCGGCCGCCGACCAGGCCGCCCTGGAAAACTTCACCCGCACAGGCTGCCGCCCGGTGCGGGCCGTGCGCCGCGCCCAAGCTCTGCTGGCCTTGGCTACGGGCATCGGCCAACAGGCGGCCGGTAAGGCCGTCGGCCTGAACCGGCAGACCGTAAGCGAACTGCGCCGCCGCTACGAAGCAGGCGGCTGGCAGTGCGCGCTGACCGAGGCCCCGCGTAGTGGCACGCCCCCGCGCTTCGACGGGCCCCAGCGGGCCGCCCTCACCGCCTTGGCCTGCACGCCAGCCCCGGTAGGCCACAGCCGCTGGACGCTGCGTCTGCTGGCTGACAAGGCCGTGGAGCTGGCGCTGGTAGAAACCATTTCCCACGAAACAGTGGCGCAGGTGCTCAAAAAAACGAGTTGCCGCCTCACCGCCAGCAGCACTGGTGCCTGGGGGCAGTGA
- a CDS encoding IS3 family transposase, with the protein MIQLQFIDQQRLHYPVQVLCQALGVVPSRYYAWRKGAAARATAPAEPAWETALVDVFDTHQRRYGTRRLRVELRGLGHPVGRQAIRTVLRRQARKALQTKAFVPRITDSTHGKRCAPNRLLDQPKPTQANRVWVSDITYLPLANGNWVYCCAFQDVCTKQVVGWQVRADMPEDLVTKALQRALLAQRPAPGLVVHSDRGGQYVGNSYETLLREAKAQLSHSRVGDCDDNAQAESLWSRLKTELLELRDWPVFTDLADAQASVADYVDYYNHKRRHASIGYSKP; encoded by the coding sequence GTGATCCAATTACAGTTCATTGATCAGCAACGTCTTCACTATCCCGTGCAGGTGCTTTGCCAGGCCCTCGGTGTGGTACCCAGCCGCTACTATGCCTGGCGTAAAGGCGCGGCGGCGCGAGCTACAGCCCCCGCGGAGCCGGCCTGGGAAACGGCGTTAGTCGACGTGTTTGATACCCATCAACGCCGCTACGGCACCCGCCGCTTACGCGTCGAGTTGCGCGGGTTGGGGCACCCGGTAGGGCGGCAAGCCATCCGCACAGTGTTGCGTCGCCAAGCGCGCAAAGCGTTGCAAACCAAAGCGTTTGTGCCGCGCATCACCGATTCGACCCACGGCAAGCGCTGCGCCCCGAATCGGCTGCTGGACCAGCCAAAACCGACCCAAGCTAATCGGGTGTGGGTCAGCGACATTACCTACCTGCCCCTGGCCAATGGGAACTGGGTTTACTGCTGCGCCTTCCAGGACGTGTGCACCAAGCAGGTAGTGGGCTGGCAAGTACGGGCTGATATGCCCGAGGACCTGGTTACCAAGGCTTTGCAGCGAGCCTTGCTCGCCCAGCGGCCTGCGCCTGGGCTGGTTGTGCACTCCGACCGGGGCGGCCAGTACGTGGGCAACAGCTATGAGACGCTGCTACGCGAGGCGAAGGCCCAGCTCTCACATAGCCGAGTCGGCGACTGCGACGATAATGCGCAGGCCGAAAGCTTGTGGTCGCGCCTCAAAACCGAACTGCTCGAACTCCGCGACTGGCCTGTTTTCACGGATTTAGCGGACGCGCAAGCCAGCGTGGCCGATTATGTTGACTACTATAATCACAAACGCCGCCACGCCAGTATCGGCTATTCGAAGCCTTAG
- a CDS encoding transposase, with amino-acid sequence MEKAPPTKRPRYEAAFRAEALRLANESHSTLAAARALNIDPKRLYAWQKATQQPLPADPAEAAEVRALRQANKRLAQELEILKKAIVIFSTTPTL; translated from the coding sequence ATGGAAAAAGCTCCTCCCACGAAACGGCCGCGTTATGAGGCGGCCTTCCGCGCCGAAGCCTTGCGCTTAGCCAACGAAAGCCACTCTACGCTGGCCGCCGCACGCGCCTTGAACATTGACCCCAAACGACTCTATGCCTGGCAGAAAGCGACTCAACAGCCCTTGCCGGCTGACCCAGCCGAGGCCGCCGAGGTGCGCGCCCTACGTCAGGCCAACAAACGCCTGGCCCAAGAACTGGAGATTTTAAAAAAAGCCATCGTTATCTTCTCGACCACCCCGACGCTGTGA
- a CDS encoding iron-sulfur cluster co-chaperone HscB C-terminal domain-containing protein: MPDAISAPAPADYFAFYGLPESFRPDEFTLKRLYYAKSRETHPDFHATSSPDNQAEMLRQATLNTDAYRTLADADQRMAYLLRHHGLLVEGQSEQLPPNFLMDVMDLNEQLMELEMDPDPTAVGPIAAEAQALADTLDAGIEPVLAGYEQLPTDHRPAALRQVLTYYLKKRYLLRIQRQVATFTARS; the protein is encoded by the coding sequence ATGCCCGACGCCATCTCCGCCCCTGCCCCTGCCGATTACTTCGCCTTCTACGGCCTGCCCGAGTCGTTCCGGCCCGATGAGTTCACCCTCAAGCGCCTCTACTACGCCAAAAGCCGCGAAACCCACCCCGACTTCCACGCCACTTCCAGCCCCGACAACCAGGCTGAAATGCTGCGCCAGGCCACCCTCAATACCGATGCCTACCGCACCCTGGCCGACGCCGATCAACGTATGGCTTACCTGCTGCGCCACCATGGCTTGCTGGTGGAAGGCCAGTCGGAGCAGCTCCCGCCCAATTTTTTGATGGACGTGATGGACCTCAACGAGCAGCTGATGGAGCTGGAAATGGACCCTGACCCCACCGCCGTGGGCCCCATAGCCGCCGAAGCCCAGGCCCTGGCCGACACCCTCGACGCCGGCATCGAGCCCGTTCTCGCTGGCTACGAGCAGCTTCCTACCGACCACCGCCCCGCTGCCCTGCGCCAGGTCCTCACGTACTACTTAAAGAAGCGCTACCTGTTGCGCATCCAGCGGCAAGTGGCTACCTTTACGGCCCGCTCCTGA
- a CDS encoding TolC family protein encodes MLHNDFPAIIQGQQTLLGAGREVSNGLYAYQTVGQKVAIRTNQLVALQRAVDFTRELLKYSSATYTDMLTSQQSLRAAQFSSVNDCLRQLQATTDPHHALGGGWR; translated from the coding sequence TTGCTCCACAACGATTTCCCGGCTATCATCCAAGGCCAGCAAACCCTGCTCGGGGCCGGCCGGGAAGTGTCGAACGGGCTGTACGCCTACCAAACCGTCGGCCAGAAGGTCGCCATCCGCACCAACCAGCTGGTGGCCCTGCAACGCGCCGTCGACTTCACCCGGGAGCTGCTCAAGTACAGCTCGGCCACCTACACCGACATGCTGACCTCGCAGCAGAGCCTGCGCGCTGCCCAGTTCAGCAGCGTGAACGACTGCCTCCGGCAGCTCCAGGCCACCACCGACCCCCACCACGCCCTGGGCGGCGGCTGGCGCTAG
- a CDS encoding alpha/beta hydrolase, translating to MKRIFSYPAALAAAGLLLGGCNSKPTETNTDKTAVVVPSETNAASDSTATVATAAGTGAVKPTGPKPAWGPNLTPAMAAVIEQLMSFSPKPLPTLTAVQARQQPSFADALKKQMQVSNIPTPPMNCDTMSVTVAPGVRARVYTPKSGTAPFPVIVYYHGGGWVIATNDTYAASAQAMCEQVGAVLVSVEYRKGPEHKFPTAHDDAFAAYQYVLKNAASMKGDPNRVAVMGESAGGGLACAVSMMARDRKVALPKYQVLVYPIAGYDMTTPSYQKYTDTAPLNAPAMAWFFKNYLRSPADGKDPRVNLVAANLKGLEPTTVISAEYDPLMSEGKTLADNLQKAGVKVDYKLYDGTTHEFFGMAAVVPQAKEAEQLAAANLKKAFGK from the coding sequence ATGAAACGTATTTTCTCATACCCGGCCGCGCTGGCCGCCGCCGGCCTGCTGCTGGGCGGCTGCAACAGCAAGCCCACCGAAACCAACACCGATAAAACCGCCGTGGTGGTGCCAAGCGAAACCAACGCGGCCTCCGATAGCACCGCCACCGTGGCCACGGCCGCCGGCACCGGCGCCGTGAAGCCCACCGGTCCCAAGCCCGCCTGGGGGCCCAACCTCACCCCCGCGATGGCAGCCGTGATTGAGCAGCTGATGAGCTTCAGCCCGAAGCCGCTGCCCACGCTCACCGCCGTCCAGGCCCGCCAGCAGCCCAGCTTCGCCGATGCCCTTAAAAAGCAGATGCAGGTGAGCAACATCCCCACACCACCCATGAACTGCGATACGATGAGTGTAACGGTGGCCCCCGGCGTACGGGCCCGCGTGTACACGCCCAAGAGTGGCACGGCCCCGTTTCCCGTCATCGTGTATTACCACGGCGGCGGCTGGGTAATCGCTACTAATGACACCTACGCCGCTTCGGCCCAGGCCATGTGCGAGCAGGTGGGAGCCGTGCTGGTGTCGGTGGAATACCGCAAGGGCCCGGAGCATAAGTTCCCCACTGCTCACGACGATGCTTTCGCGGCCTACCAATACGTGCTGAAGAACGCTGCTTCGATGAAGGGTGACCCCAACCGGGTGGCCGTGATGGGCGAAAGCGCCGGTGGCGGCCTGGCCTGCGCCGTGAGCATGATGGCTCGCGACCGCAAGGTGGCCCTGCCCAAGTACCAGGTGCTGGTATACCCCATCGCCGGGTACGATATGACCACGCCCTCGTACCAAAAATACACCGATACCGCGCCCCTGAACGCCCCGGCGATGGCCTGGTTTTTCAAAAACTACCTGCGCAGCCCCGCCGACGGTAAAGACCCCCGCGTGAACTTGGTGGCCGCCAACCTGAAAGGGCTGGAACCCACCACCGTCATCTCGGCCGAGTATGACCCGCTGATGAGCGAAGGAAAAACCCTGGCCGATAACCTCCAGAAGGCCGGCGTGAAAGTCGATTACAAACTGTACGACGGCACGACGCACGAATTCTTCGGCATGGCCGCTGTGGTGCCCCAGGCCAAAGAAGCCGAGCAGCTCGCCGCCGCTAACCTGAAAAAGGCGTTCGGCAAGTAG
- a CDS encoding SAM hydrolase/SAM-dependent halogenase family protein, giving the protein MGLITLLTDFGYRDHYVAALRARLLRLAPGVPVVDISHSVEPFNTAHAVHVLQAVFRDFPTGTVHVVGVNDHGAGPESVWHAAQYQGHYFAVADNGILALLCDGPPEAWVALPAAATASPTRDVLLPAAVALAQGAPLASLGPPAADLYVRTNRQLRLLDHRITGHVAHVDHYGNLITNISRAAVEAVGHGRPFSVHFGREVLKGVQPHFSAAPAGEAVVVFNSQDYLCLGICEGNAAELFGQYFDSQVDVRFAAE; this is encoded by the coding sequence ATGGGATTGATAACGCTGCTGACGGATTTTGGCTACCGCGACCACTACGTGGCTGCGCTCAGGGCCCGGCTGCTGCGCCTAGCCCCCGGCGTGCCGGTGGTTGATATCAGCCACAGCGTCGAGCCGTTCAACACCGCGCACGCCGTGCACGTTCTCCAGGCCGTGTTTCGGGATTTTCCCACGGGCACCGTGCACGTGGTGGGCGTGAACGACCACGGCGCGGGGCCCGAGTCGGTATGGCACGCGGCCCAGTACCAGGGCCACTACTTCGCGGTGGCCGACAACGGCATCCTGGCCCTACTCTGCGACGGCCCCCCCGAGGCCTGGGTGGCACTGCCGGCCGCCGCCACCGCTTCGCCCACCCGCGACGTGCTGCTGCCCGCCGCCGTGGCCCTGGCCCAGGGCGCGCCGCTGGCCAGCCTGGGCCCCCCGGCTGCCGACTTGTACGTGCGCACCAACCGCCAGCTGCGCTTGCTGGACCACCGCATCACGGGCCACGTGGCGCACGTGGACCACTACGGCAACCTGATTACCAACATCTCGCGCGCCGCCGTGGAAGCTGTGGGCCACGGCCGGCCGTTCAGCGTGCACTTCGGGCGCGAGGTGCTGAAGGGGGTGCAGCCGCACTTTTCGGCCGCGCCCGCCGGCGAGGCCGTCGTCGTATTCAACAGCCAGGACTACCTGTGCCTGGGCATCTGCGAGGGCAATGCCGCCGAACTGTTCGGCCAGTACTTCGACTCGCAGGTGGACGTGCGCTTCGCGGCGGAATAG
- a CDS encoding PhoH family protein, with the protein MVEKVITLENVSLVDFLGADNQNIRQLAAAFPGSKIISRGNEIKIQGQTVVIARINDILSSLIEHYHQYGIVTDRDVNQYLSATSEEAEGRVLAASPDVILFGAKGGVIKAKTPNQQKLVDTVMKHDLTFALGPAGTGKTYISVALAVRALKNKEVKKIIISRPVVEAGESLGFLPGDMKEKVDPYLRPIYDALEDMIPAEKLKFYQENKIIEIAPLAYMRGRTLNNAFVLLDEAQNTTPSQIKMFLTRMGPTAKVMVNGDRSQIDLPTRQKSGLMQAMDILKNVQGIGYVEMTSEDVVRHRLVKEIVEAYDKFDTDEMSRQAAQAGAPPRRDERHERRLREQQEPGSPTPGAELPVNHEQAL; encoded by the coding sequence TTGGTCGAAAAAGTCATCACCCTTGAAAACGTCTCCCTGGTGGATTTCCTCGGGGCCGATAACCAAAACATCCGCCAGCTGGCGGCCGCGTTTCCGGGCTCCAAAATCATCAGCCGCGGCAACGAAATCAAAATCCAGGGCCAGACAGTCGTCATTGCTCGCATTAATGATATCCTCAGCTCGCTCATCGAGCACTACCACCAGTACGGCATCGTCACGGACCGCGACGTGAACCAGTACCTCTCCGCTACCTCGGAAGAAGCCGAGGGCCGCGTGCTGGCCGCCTCGCCCGACGTTATTCTGTTTGGGGCCAAGGGCGGCGTCATCAAGGCCAAAACTCCCAACCAGCAGAAACTGGTGGATACCGTGATGAAGCACGACCTGACCTTCGCGCTGGGCCCCGCCGGCACCGGCAAAACCTACATTTCGGTGGCGCTGGCCGTGCGGGCGCTGAAGAACAAAGAGGTCAAAAAGATCATCATCTCGCGCCCCGTGGTGGAGGCCGGCGAAAGCCTGGGTTTCCTGCCTGGCGACATGAAGGAGAAGGTGGACCCCTACCTGCGCCCGATTTACGACGCCCTGGAGGACATGATTCCGGCCGAAAAGCTGAAGTTTTACCAGGAAAACAAGATCATCGAAATCGCGCCCCTGGCCTACATGCGCGGTCGCACGCTCAACAACGCCTTCGTGCTGCTCGACGAAGCCCAGAACACCACGCCGAGCCAGATTAAGATGTTCCTGACCCGGATGGGCCCCACGGCCAAGGTGATGGTGAACGGCGACCGCAGCCAGATTGACCTGCCTACGCGCCAGAAATCGGGCCTGATGCAGGCCATGGATATCCTGAAAAACGTGCAGGGCATCGGCTATGTCGAAATGACCTCCGAAGATGTGGTGCGCCACCGCCTGGTGAAGGAAATTGTGGAAGCTTACGACAAGTTCGACACCGACGAAATGAGCCGCCAGGCCGCCCAGGCCGGGGCCCCGCCCCGCCGCGACGAGCGCCACGAGCGCCGCCTGCGCGAGCAGCAGGAACCCGGGAGCCCCACCCCCGGAGCCGAGCTGCCCGTGAACCACGAGCAGGCCCTGTAG
- a CDS encoding GNAT family N-acetyltransferase: protein MSASAYRVTDLRDLDAAFTIRKTVFVAGQGVPAALENDEHDRRDARHYLARAPDGTPAGAARWRETENGVKLERFAVLENYRNQAIGATLLYAVLADVRAELPDKEVYLNAQLRAVPFYERHGFQTEGEMFEEANIQHYRMVLG, encoded by the coding sequence ATGTCAGCTTCCGCTTACCGCGTCACCGATTTGCGCGACCTCGACGCCGCCTTCACCATCCGTAAAACCGTGTTTGTAGCAGGCCAGGGCGTACCCGCCGCCCTCGAAAACGACGAGCACGACCGCCGCGACGCCCGCCACTACCTGGCCCGGGCCCCTGACGGCACGCCCGCCGGGGCTGCCCGCTGGCGCGAAACCGAAAACGGCGTGAAGCTGGAGCGCTTCGCCGTGCTGGAAAACTACCGCAACCAGGCCATCGGGGCCACGCTGCTGTACGCCGTGCTGGCCGATGTGCGCGCGGAACTGCCCGACAAGGAAGTGTACCTGAACGCTCAACTCCGCGCCGTACCGTTCTACGAGCGCCACGGTTTCCAAACGGAAGGGGAGATGTTTGAGGAGGCCAATATCCAGCACTACCGGATGGTGCTGGGGTAG
- a CDS encoding phytanoyl-CoA dioxygenase family protein, with protein MLSLIRRLKLSYAVYNIFQRSRLLHNVPVYKKLGLSKRYFSPISSRDFAHLPAPDASAGPALAQRLAASPAFGALGGAGQASLLGFEANGFAVLPGFFSAGAVDGINDELARLIARKQVARRYGNKFMFVYRKSARIRHAGEASGLRDLISALLGHEAALFQSINFINGSEQHTHSDSIHMSTYPLGGLAAAWVALEDITTENGPLHYFPGSHTLPYYLNADYQNEGTAWLIGDKSYAAYEQFIEGRVVALGLRKEVFLARKGDVFIWHANLLHGGEPHRNKALTRRSMVFHYFSPAHVCYHEITQRPALL; from the coding sequence ATGCTTTCCTTAATTCGCCGCCTCAAGCTCAGCTACGCCGTTTACAACATTTTCCAGCGTAGCCGGCTGCTGCACAACGTGCCGGTTTATAAAAAGCTGGGGCTGAGCAAGCGCTACTTTTCGCCCATCAGCAGCCGCGACTTTGCCCACTTGCCCGCGCCCGATGCCAGCGCCGGCCCCGCCCTGGCCCAGCGGCTGGCGGCCAGCCCCGCTTTCGGGGCCCTGGGCGGGGCCGGGCAAGCCAGCCTGCTCGGGTTTGAGGCGAACGGCTTTGCGGTGCTGCCCGGCTTTTTTAGCGCCGGCGCCGTGGATGGCATCAACGACGAGCTGGCGCGGCTCATCGCCCGCAAGCAGGTGGCGCGGCGCTACGGCAACAAGTTTATGTTCGTGTACCGCAAGTCGGCCCGCATCCGGCACGCGGGCGAAGCCTCGGGGTTGCGCGACCTCATTTCGGCCCTACTGGGCCACGAGGCGGCATTGTTTCAAAGTATTAACTTCATCAATGGCAGCGAGCAGCACACCCATTCCGACAGCATCCACATGAGCACGTATCCGCTCGGCGGCCTGGCCGCGGCCTGGGTCGCGCTCGAAGACATCACGACGGAAAACGGGCCCCTGCACTACTTCCCCGGCAGCCACACGCTGCCCTACTACCTTAACGCCGACTACCAGAACGAAGGCACGGCCTGGCTCATCGGCGACAAAAGCTACGCCGCCTATGAGCAGTTTATCGAGGGCCGCGTGGTGGCGCTGGGCCTGCGGAAAGAAGTATTCCTGGCCCGGAAGGGCGACGTTTTCATCTGGCACGCCAACTTGCTGCACGGCGGCGAGCCGCACCGCAACAAGGCGCTGACGCGCCGGAGCATGGTGTTTCACTACTTCAGCCCGGCCCACGTGTGCTACCACGAAATCACCCAGCGGCCGGCACTGCTGTAA